In one Candidatus Nealsonbacteria bacterium genomic region, the following are encoded:
- the miaB gene encoding tRNA (N6-isopentenyl adenosine(37)-C2)-methylthiotransferase MiaB: protein MKKYFIITFGCQTNKSDSERIASVLEKMAYNPASKINEADLIVINMCSVRQSAVDRVYGFSPKLKKLKNPAFKTILTGCILRKDQKKFKNFFDFVLPIKTLEFWPVILKEKKYSFYLNQRSPSFIKKFDLGYLKVSPKYRKNFSVFIPISTGCNNFCAYCVVPFTRGPLICRPHEDILKEVENSIKKGAKEVWLLGQNVNDYLSPTDPLIDFPKLLKMTNNIPGNFWLSFISSNPKDFSKELIQKMAECKKINEYLNLPIQSGDNEILKKMNRLYTIEKYKDLVKKVRQKIPNIALSTDVIVGFPGETKEQFQNTVKLFKEMKFDMAYIAEYSPRPGTKAYEMKDDVPRKEKIKRREILTKVLIKTALEKNKKYIGKEVEVLANKKENGFLYGKTRTHKTVKVTIPDTRYKIQDTNLVGKVAKVKIVDALPWGLKGTLETLNFKG, encoded by the coding sequence AAATATTTTATTATTACATTTGGCTGCCAAACGAATAAAAGTGATAGTGAAAGGATTGCTTCAGTTTTAGAAAAAATGGCTTATAATCCAGCTTCAAAAATAAATGAGGCTGATTTAATTGTTATTAATATGTGTTCTGTAAGACAATCAGCAGTAGATAGGGTTTATGGATTTTCTCCAAAATTAAAAAAATTAAAAAATCCAGCTTTCAAAACTATTTTAACAGGCTGCATTTTAAGAAAAGACCAAAAGAAATTTAAGAATTTCTTTGATTTTGTTTTACCTATTAAAACTTTAGAATTTTGGCCAGTGATATTGAAAGAAAAGAAATATTCATTTTATTTAAATCAAAGAAGTCCCAGTTTTATTAAAAAATTTGATTTAGGTTATCTTAAAGTTTCTCCTAAATATCGGAAAAACTTTTCTGTTTTTATTCCCATTTCAACAGGCTGTAATAATTTTTGTGCTTACTGCGTCGTTCCCTTTACCCGGGGTCCACTTATTTGTAGACCACATGAAGATATATTAAAAGAAGTTGAAAATTCAATCAAAAAAGGTGCCAAAGAAGTCTGGCTCTTGGGCCAAAATGTAAATGACTACCTCTCTCCCACCGACCCTTTAATAGATTTTCCTAAACTTTTAAAAATGACAAATAATATCCCGGGTAATTTTTGGCTCAGCTTTATAAGTTCTAATCCAAAAGACTTTTCTAAAGAATTAATTCAGAAAATGGCAGAATGTAAGAAAATAAATGAATATTTAAATCTACCGATTCAATCAGGAGATAATGAAATTTTAAAGAAAATGAACCGTCTCTATACTATTGAAAAATATAAAGATTTGGTAAAAAAAGTTCGTCAAAAAATACCAAATATTGCTTTATCTACCGATGTCATTGTCGGCTTTCCGGGAGAGACAAAAGAGCAGTTTCAAAACACGGTAAAACTTTTTAAAGAAATGAAATTTGACATGGCTTATATCGCAGAGTATTCACCGCGACCGGGAACTAAAGCATATGAGATGAAGGATGATGTTCCCAGAAAAGAAAAGATAAAAAGAAGAGAAATTTTAACCAAAGTTCTTATAAAAACCGCCTTAGAAAAAAATAAAAAATATATCGGAAAAGAAGTTGAAGTCTTGGCTAATAAAAAGGAAAATGGATTTTTATACGGTAAAACCAGAACACATAAAACCGTAAAGGTTACTATACCAGATACGAGATACAAGATACAAGATACTAATTTAGTGGGAAAGGTTGCAAAGGTCAAAATTGTAGATGCCTTACCCTGGGGACTAAAGGGAACTTTAGAAACTCTAAATTTTAAAGGATAG
- the gatB gene encoding Asp-tRNA(Asn)/Glu-tRNA(Gln) amidotransferase subunit GatB, with the protein MPYKPVVGLEIHVELKTKSKMFCSCLNNPDERHPNINICPVCLGHPGTLPVINEEAVKKVIKTGLSLNCKIAEHSKFDRKSYFYPDLPKGYQISQEYMPLCTTGFLKSDGRKIRIGNIHLEEDTGRLLHPEGVDYSLVDFNRAGIPLMELVTDPDITSAAEARKFAQELQLILRYLGVSDADMEKGQLRVEANISLKKSKSESLGTKVEIKNLNSFKAVERAIDYEIERQAKVLKKGKKVIQETRGWDAVRGVTISQRQKEEAHDYRYFPEPDLPPLSFTKEGIAEIKAEIPELPQGKRERLAIEYKLDEPSVEFFVQNKELGEYFEKVVSEFEPRISKEKLYTLIKLTANYLISDLQGLLKGGKVSAEGFLITPENFAEFISLIDKGEISSKIAKTVLNLMFEKGADPSQIIEEKGLSQITNEEEVLNVVKEVISKNQKAVLDFKKGKKNALQFLIGQVMAKTKGRVNPEIANKILRKELGV; encoded by the coding sequence ATGCCTTACAAACCCGTAGTAGGATTGGAAATACATGTTGAGTTAAAGACAAAATCTAAAATGTTTTGCTCTTGTTTGAATAATCCTGATGAAAGACATCCTAATATCAATATATGCCCGGTATGTCTTGGACACCCGGGTACGCTTCCAGTTATTAACGAAGAAGCTGTGAAGAAAGTAATTAAAACAGGCCTATCCCTAAATTGTAAAATAGCAGAGCATTCAAAATTCGATAGAAAGAGTTATTTTTATCCCGATTTACCCAAGGGATATCAGATTTCTCAGGAGTATATGCCTCTTTGTACAACTGGATTTTTAAAAAGCGATGGAAGAAAAATTAGAATTGGAAACATTCATTTAGAAGAAGATACGGGAAGACTTTTGCATCCAGAGGGTGTAGATTATAGTTTGGTGGATTTTAATCGAGCAGGTATTCCCTTAATGGAATTGGTAACAGATCCTGATATTACTTCAGCTGCAGAAGCCAGAAAATTTGCTCAGGAACTTCAATTGATTTTAAGATATCTTGGTGTTTCTGATGCTGATATGGAAAAGGGGCAACTGAGGGTAGAAGCCAATATTTCTCTTAAAAAATCAAAGTCTGAATCTTTGGGTACTAAAGTAGAAATAAAAAACCTTAATTCTTTTAAGGCGGTAGAAAGAGCAATTGATTATGAAATAGAAAGACAAGCTAAAGTTTTAAAAAAGGGTAAAAAAGTTATTCAAGAGACAAGAGGCTGGGATGCGGTTAGAGGAGTAACAATTTCTCAAAGGCAAAAAGAAGAAGCTCATGATTACCGTTATTTTCCAGAGCCTGATTTACCTCCTCTTAGTTTCACTAAAGAAGGCATTGCAGAAATTAAAGCTGAAATACCAGAACTTCCTCAAGGAAAAAGAGAAAGATTAGCCATTGAGTATAAATTAGACGAGCCAAGTGTTGAGTTCTTTGTTCAAAACAAAGAATTGGGAGAGTATTTTGAAAAAGTAGTTAGTGAATTTGAGCCGAGAATTTCCAAAGAAAAACTCTATACTCTAATAAAGTTAACTGCAAACTATCTGATTAGTGATTTACAAGGACTGTTAAAAGGAGGTAAGGTTTCTGCCGAAGGTTTTTTAATTACTCCGGAAAATTTTGCTGAGTTTATTTCTTTAATTGATAAGGGAGAAATATCAAGTAAAATTGCAAAAACCGTTTTGAACTTAATGTTTGAAAAAGGAGCTGACCCTTCCCAGATTATTGAGGAGAAGGGATTAAGCCAAATCACTAATGAAGAGGAAGTTTTAAATGTTGTAAAAGAGGTAATTTCAAAAAACCAAAAGGCAGTTTTAGATTTCAAGAAAGGAAAGAAAAATGCCCTTCAGTTTTTAATCGGCCAGGTAATGGCTAAAACAAAAGGAAGGGTTAATCCGGAGATAGCTAATAAGATTTTACGGAAAGAGCTCGGAGTTTAA
- the deoC gene encoding deoxyribose-phosphate aldolase, whose amino-acid sequence MKKLNKKNIAKIIDHTNIRIDASIKDIKKLCQEAKEYGFRSVCVRPKWVRLAKKQLKGTKIKISVLVDAPMGLSSHQKRVKACKKAKKDGADDLDVVMNVVDLKYERYNKVSKDLKGICKILPTKIIIGSGFLTDEEIEKASQLVKKAKCFCVKTATEKDPLENREMKEKLHHLKLMKKSAPGLKIKASGKIRTLKDVKEAVKAGANIIGTSSGIKIIKELKS is encoded by the coding sequence ATGAAAAAGTTAAACAAAAAAAATATAGCTAAAATTATTGACCATACCAATATAAGAATTGACGCTAGCATCAAAGACATTAAAAAGCTTTGCCAGGAGGCAAAAGAGTATGGTTTTCGGTCAGTTTGTGTTAGACCCAAATGGGTAAGGTTAGCTAAAAAACAATTAAAAGGGACTAAAATTAAAATTTCTGTTTTAGTCGATGCACCAATGGGTTTGAGTTCACATCAAAAAAGAGTGAAAGCATGTAAGAAGGCAAAAAAAGACGGAGCAGATGATTTGGATGTGGTAATGAATGTTGTTGATTTAAAATATGAAAGATACAATAAAGTCTCAAAAGATTTAAAAGGAATTTGTAAAATTTTACCTACAAAAATAATTATTGGTTCAGGATTTTTAACAGATGAAGAAATTGAAAAAGCTTCCCAATTGGTTAAAAAGGCTAAATGTTTTTGTGTAAAAACTGCCACTGAAAAAGATCCTCTGGAAAATAGAGAAATGAAAGAAAAATTACATCATTTAAAATTAATGAAAAAATCAGCTCCTGGTCTTAAAATAAAGGCTTCTGGAAAAATCAGAACTTTAAAGGACGTAAAAGAGGCAGTAAAAGCCGGAGCTAATATTATTGGCACAAGTTCTGGAATTAAGATAATAAAAGAATTAAAGAGTTAA
- the tmk gene encoding dTMP kinase — translation MEKNTFLVFEGLDGAGGETQTKLLSNFLKKEKIPFEKLSYPDYRGPIGKLIHQFLHREYEFSPENQFLLYFSDFLKDKEKIKKWQQERKFIISDRYFTSTLAYQCQKGFPLKTALKIAELFDLPKPDLVIYLKISPETSIKRKFSEKRSLDRHEADKKFLKELTKSYQKLIKKQTFSRWIMIDGEKSIEEVFLQVKEIIINNLKL, via the coding sequence ATGGAAAAAAATACTTTTTTGGTTTTTGAGGGATTGGATGGAGCTGGAGGGGAAACCCAGACTAAATTACTGAGTAATTTTTTGAAAAAAGAAAAAATTCCCTTTGAAAAATTAAGTTATCCTGACTATCGAGGTCCGATTGGGAAATTAATCCACCAATTTCTTCATAGAGAATATGAATTTTCGCCAGAAAATCAGTTTTTGCTTTACTTTTCTGACTTTTTAAAGGATAAAGAAAAAATCAAAAAATGGCAGCAGGAAAGAAAATTTATAATTTCAGATAGATATTTTACTTCGACCTTAGCTTATCAATGCCAAAAAGGGTTCCCTTTAAAAACTGCTTTAAAAATCGCTGAGCTTTTTGACTTGCCAAAACCTGATTTAGTGATTTACCTGAAGATTTCACCTGAAACCTCCATTAAGAGAAAGTTTAGCGAAAAAAGAAGTTTAGATCGTCATGAGGCGGATAAAAAATTTCTAAAGGAATTAACTAAGTCCTACCAAAAACTAATTAAAAAACAAACTTTTAGTCGTTGGATTATGATTGATGGAGAAAAATCAATTGAAGAAGTATTTTTGCAGGTAAAAGAAATAATTATTAATAATTTAAAATTATGA
- a CDS encoding NYN domain-containing protein: protein MSEQLEDIRVTYKGFPLSKDSVDVVLASCIYETLFDYKRKIEKIVLLSGDRDFSRVLRRAKKEGIEVWVISGKESCAGLLKGIANKVLYIEDFVQQSPELCLSS, encoded by the coding sequence TTGAGCGAGCAGCTAGAAGATATAAGAGTAACATATAAAGGATTCCCATTATCCAAAGATAGCGTAGATGTAGTCTTGGCTTCTTGTATCTATGAGACATTGTTTGATTATAAACGCAAGATTGAGAAAATAGTTTTACTTTCAGGTGATAGAGATTTTAGTCGAGTCCTTCGGAGAGCTAAGAAGGAGGGAATAGAAGTCTGGGTAATATCTGGAAAAGAAAGCTGTGCAGGGCTGTTAAAGGGAATCGCAAATAAAGTTCTTTACATTGAAGACTTTGTTCAACAAAGTCCAGAATTATGTTTGTCATCATAA
- the thyX gene encoding FAD-dependent thymidylate synthase, with product MVKILKNEGNFEIVAVTYGLKGEKPLQLIELAGRVSYQSQGKITDTSATKFVEMLRKLGHESVLEFSSMIVQFNNVSRGFTHELVRHRLASYVQESTRRVDESDFEVVIPPTKDPDEKLVELILPNDKKIKVSFRDWMDLNEQMYRGLRKAEWKCEDSRQVIPIGIKSQIIVGANFREWRHIFKLRCAPGAHWEIRRVMINLLKDVQKRVPIVFDDFKVSEDGKSAVIINRI from the coding sequence TTGGTAAAGATTTTGAAAAATGAAGGAAATTTCGAAATTGTAGCTGTAACCTATGGACTGAAAGGAGAGAAACCTTTGCAATTAATTGAGTTAGCAGGTAGGGTTTCTTACCAATCTCAAGGGAAAATCACTGATACTTCAGCAACGAAATTTGTCGAGATGCTAAGAAAATTAGGGCATGAAAGCGTTCTTGAATTTTCTTCAATGATTGTGCAATTCAATAATGTTTCCAGGGGTTTTACCCATGAGCTTGTGCGTCACCGTTTAGCTTCTTATGTTCAAGAATCAACCAGAAGAGTTGACGAGAGTGACTTTGAAGTAGTTATTCCTCCCACAAAAGATCCCGATGAAAAACTTGTTGAATTAATCTTGCCCAACGACAAAAAGATAAAAGTTTCTTTTAGAGATTGGATGGATTTGAACGAACAAATGTATCGAGGTTTAAGAAAAGCAGAATGGAAATGTGAAGATTCTAGACAGGTAATTCCAATAGGAATAAAATCACAGATTATCGTGGGGGCAAATTTTAGAGAATGGCGGCATATTTTTAAACTTAGATGTGCTCCTGGAGCTCATTGGGAAATTAGAAGGGTAATGATTAATCTCTTAAAAGATGTTCAAAAAAGAGTTCCAATAGTTTTTGATGATTTTAAGGTCAGTGAAGATGGTAAAAGTGCAGTAATAATAAACAGAATTTAG
- a CDS encoding dCMP deaminase family protein translates to MKKRPPKDKYYLNIAKEIAQRSTCFRMKFGAIIVKDDAIVATGYNGAPRKTRDCFERGECLRDKLKIPHGRQYELCRSVHAEQNALINAARSGASVLGGDMFIYCENIQGKVADAFPCFICKKMLINAGLNRVVCSTNDGEYRIFNVQDWVKDWQEGDVLDDKQQYGRDQNKKLKEV, encoded by the coding sequence ATGAAAAAAAGACCTCCAAAGGATAAATATTATTTAAATATTGCAAAAGAAATTGCCCAACGTTCAACCTGTTTTAGAATGAAATTTGGAGCAATTATTGTAAAAGATGATGCGATTGTGGCTACCGGTTATAATGGAGCTCCGAGAAAAACAAGGGATTGTTTTGAAAGAGGTGAATGTTTAAGAGACAAATTGAAAATTCCTCACGGTAGACAATACGAACTCTGCCGAAGCGTGCACGCAGAGCAAAATGCATTAATAAATGCAGCCCGTTCGGGAGCAAGCGTGTTGGGTGGAGATATGTTTATTTACTGTGAAAATATACAGGGGAAGGTGGCTGATGCTTTTCCTTGCTTTATTTGTAAAAAAATGCTCATTAATGCTGGTTTGAACAGAGTAGTTTGTTCCACCAACGATGGAGAATACAGAATTTTTAATGTTCAAGATTGGGTTAAAGATTGGCAGGAAGGAGATGTCTTAGATGATAAACAACAATACGGCCGGGACCAAAACAAGAAATTAAAAGAAGTTTAA
- the rplK gene encoding 50S ribosomal protein L11, with protein sequence MAKKITAVIKLQIPAGQATPAPPVGPALAQHGLNIADFCKKFNDVTKEKQGSVIPVIVSVYEDKSYDFKVKQPLVSDLLKKAAGIEKGSGEPNKKKVGKITKEQLRKIAEQKMADLNTEDVEKAMKIIEATAKNMGIEIQG encoded by the coding sequence ATGGCTAAAAAAATCACAGCTGTAATAAAATTACAAATTCCAGCAGGTCAAGCTACTCCTGCTCCTCCGGTGGGGCCTGCTTTAGCTCAGCACGGTCTGAACATTGCTGATTTTTGTAAGAAGTTTAATGATGTAACCAAAGAAAAACAGGGTTCTGTAATTCCGGTAATAGTTAGTGTTTATGAAGATAAAAGTTATGATTTTAAGGTAAAACAACCTTTGGTTTCTGATTTATTAAAAAAAGCAGCAGGTATTGAAAAAGGTTCAGGAGAGCCCAACAAAAAAAAGGTAGGTAAAATTACAAAAGAACAGTTAAGAAAAATAGCCGAACAGAAAATGGCTGATTTGAATACTGAAGATGTAGAAAAGGCAATGAAGATTATTGAAGCTACAGCTAAAAATATGGGAATAGAGATTCAAGGATGA
- the nusG gene encoding transcription termination/antitermination protein NusG, with the protein MPKQKLPQKRNWYVLHTYSGYEESVAKNLRQRIESLSMEDKIFNVIVPKERKIKIKSGKRKVVEEKIYPGYVLVEMIVTDDSWYIVRNTPNVTGFIGAGTIPIPVSEEEINNLKKRMEIEEPQFKIEVKIGDLVKITDGPFKDSDGRVSEIDEEKGKIKVLVDMFGRDTPIELDSLQVKKL; encoded by the coding sequence ATGCCAAAACAAAAACTACCCCAAAAAAGAAACTGGTATGTTCTACACACTTATTCGGGATATGAAGAATCTGTAGCTAAAAATCTGAGGCAGAGGATTGAGTCTTTAAGTATGGAAGATAAAATCTTTAATGTTATTGTCCCTAAAGAAAGAAAAATAAAGATTAAAAGCGGTAAAAGAAAAGTGGTTGAGGAAAAAATTTATCCAGGTTATGTTTTAGTTGAAATGATTGTTACAGATGACTCTTGGTATATTGTAAGAAATACTCCTAATGTAACGGGTTTTATTGGAGCTGGAACTATCCCTATTCCGGTTTCTGAAGAAGAGATTAATAACTTGAAAAAGAGGATGGAAATAGAGGAGCCCCAATTTAAAATTGAGGTTAAGATTGGTGATTTAGTAAAAATTACAGATGGTCCTTTTAAGGATTCAGATGGCAGAGTTTCAGAGATTGATGAAGAAAAGGGAAAGATAAAAGTTTTAGTGGATATGTTTGGCAGGGACACCCCAATAGAACTTGATTCTCTTCAGGTGAAAAAACTATAA
- the secE gene encoding preprotein translocase subunit SecE: protein MNFRNIPKDITNFLKEVKLEIKKVNWPRKKETARDTLIVIGVSIVVAIFLGGIDFIFTRILNKFL, encoded by the coding sequence ATGAATTTTAGAAACATTCCAAAGGACATCACTAATTTTTTAAAGGAAGTTAAATTAGAAATAAAGAAGGTTAACTGGCCGAGAAAAAAAGAAACTGCAAGGGATACCTTGATTGTAATTGGTGTTTCAATAGTTGTTGCTATATTTTTAGGTGGAATAGACTTCATTTTTACCAGAATATTGAATAAATTCCTATAA
- a CDS encoding type IIA DNA topoisomerase subunit B: protein MKKSEESKSKTYTAKDIYVLHGLEPIRKRPGMFIGSTGPDGLHQLIKECVGNSIDEAIMGYCSDIKITFLPGNRVKVEDNGRGIPVDKHPQTKKSALETVMTTLHTGAKFGGKVYVSTGGLHGVGISVVCALSTYMRAEICRDGFRYFQEYSRGKPKTKVEKIGRCRTSGTIIIFEPDSAIFKEIKFNKKKILDYLRQQAYLTKGLRITFIDKTVKPNTGYSFYFEGGIVSYVKYLVRGRTPLTENVFYCYGEKNGIIVEAALIYTDEYECIEDSFANNIYTHEGGMHLTGFRSALTRTFNDYARRNEFIKENGNNFTGFDTREGLTAIISIKIREPQFEGQTKAKLGNSEAKAVVEQVMGMSLMDFLERNPIDAKSIIQKFILAQKARKAAKAAKDIILRKRVLDGLALPGKLADCSSKKAEESELYIVEGESAGGSSRQARDRHFQAILPLRGKILNVERARLDRILSSKEIKSLVIALGTAIAEDFNIEKARYHRIIIMCDADSDGNHIKALLLTLFYRYFKPLIEKGYIYIAQPPLYKIQVGKEIKYAYTEDQKFSILKAIKKNIKPSIQRYKGLGEMNAGELWDTTMNPENRTLLQVNIEDAREADKIFDTLMGKEVLSRKKFIQSYAKKVKNLDI from the coding sequence ATGAAGAAAAGTGAAGAAAGTAAGTCAAAAACATATACGGCAAAAGATATTTATGTATTGCATGGCTTAGAACCTATTAGGAAAAGACCGGGAATGTTTATTGGGTCGACAGGGCCTGATGGTTTGCATCAATTAATAAAAGAATGTGTTGGAAATAGCATTGATGAAGCCATAATGGGTTACTGCAGCGATATTAAAATTACGTTTTTGCCGGGGAATAGAGTTAAGGTTGAAGATAATGGAAGAGGTATTCCGGTAGACAAACACCCTCAAACAAAAAAATCCGCTTTAGAGACAGTGATGACAACTCTACATACGGGGGCGAAATTTGGAGGAAAGGTTTATGTTTCTACTGGTGGATTACATGGTGTTGGTATTTCTGTGGTTTGCGCTCTTTCAACATATATGAGAGCTGAAATTTGTCGGGATGGTTTCAGATATTTCCAAGAATATTCGCGGGGAAAGCCAAAGACAAAAGTTGAAAAAATTGGCAGGTGCAGGACAAGCGGAACAATAATTATTTTTGAACCAGATTCAGCAATTTTTAAAGAGATAAAATTCAACAAAAAGAAAATTTTAGATTATCTCCGTCAGCAAGCTTATTTAACTAAAGGTTTGAGAATTACCTTTATAGACAAAACGGTTAAACCTAATACCGGTTATAGTTTTTATTTTGAAGGAGGAATAGTTTCTTACGTTAAATATTTGGTTCGAGGCCGTACTCCTCTTACCGAGAACGTTTTTTATTGTTATGGAGAAAAAAACGGAATTATAGTTGAAGCTGCTTTAATTTATACAGACGAGTATGAGTGTATTGAAGATAGTTTTGCCAACAATATCTATACTCATGAAGGAGGGATGCATCTGACGGGTTTTAGAAGTGCCTTAACCAGGACATTTAACGACTATGCCAGAAGAAATGAATTTATAAAAGAAAACGGCAATAACTTTACAGGTTTTGATACCAGAGAAGGATTAACGGCGATAATCTCCATTAAAATCAGAGAACCTCAATTTGAAGGTCAGACAAAGGCAAAATTAGGTAATTCTGAAGCCAAAGCAGTAGTGGAGCAGGTGATGGGCATGTCTTTAATGGATTTTTTAGAGAGAAACCCAATTGACGCCAAATCAATAATTCAAAAATTTATTTTGGCTCAAAAAGCAAGAAAAGCTGCCAAAGCTGCCAAAGACATAATTTTAAGAAAGAGAGTTTTAGATGGCCTGGCTCTACCGGGAAAGTTGGCTGATTGTTCTTCTAAAAAAGCAGAAGAGTCAGAATTATATATAGTGGAAGGCGAGTCGGCAGGCGGAAGTTCAAGACAGGCCAGGGATAGGCATTTTCAAGCCATATTGCCTCTGCGCGGTAAAATTTTGAACGTGGAGAGAGCTCGACTGGATAGAATTCTTTCTTCAAAAGAAATTAAATCTTTAGTTATTGCTTTAGGTACTGCTATTGCCGAAGATTTTAATATCGAGAAAGCAAGATATCATCGTATAATCATAATGTGCGATGCAGATAGTGACGGAAATCATATTAAGGCTTTACTCTTGACTTTATTTTACCGTTATTTTAAACCTTTAATTGAAAAGGGTTACATATATATTGCCCAGCCCCCTCTTTATAAGATTCAGGTTGGAAAAGAAATTAAATACGCTTACACCGAAGACCAGAAATTCAGCATTTTAAAGGCAATAAAGAAAAATATTAAACCCTCTATTCAGAGATACAAAGGATTAGGAGAGATGAATGCAGGAGAATTATGGGATACAACAATGAACCCTGAAAATAGAACATTACTTCAAGTTAATATTGAAGATGCAAGAGAGGCAGATAAAATTTTTGATACTTTAATGGGGAAAGAAGTTTTATCAAGAAAAAAGTTTATCCAAAGTTATGCAAAAAAAGTAAAAAATCTTGACATTTAA